A genomic window from Chlorobium phaeobacteroides DSM 266 includes:
- a CDS encoding glycosyltransferase: protein MINKSLFLKPARIIEPIGWLGHIPFSFWIVEAAKPQVIVELGTHSGNSYFSFCQSVKYNSLPTLCYAIYSCLNNEQTELYNADIIDSLLTYNNEHYQAFSNVTGNTYYNALSFFEDASIDILHINSEGTYTSVVNLFNAWIPKLSSSGIVLFDNINASENNTEVYKLWGYVKNIYPNLTIEHSNGLGVIFTGNMYNDNINEFIKTIETEANRNIIGTLFEKIGNTIEMDFQIRRLLNSLKEADTMIDMLNQTISNRETVINKLIQTIEKNDETIKSFSKKHDFVKVKPLRKLKKSIRKRAHTLSKLFFKVEDKNHLSVNTHNSNAEWFLKEYKNIACSDNKHCFHYKFGIIDHLAENNSFFKESKPTASIIIPVYGNISYTIKCIESLLNLPDSTSFEIIIIDDHSPDNSYETLNKISQIKLIRNDCNKGFIHSCNSGASLATGEYLIFLNNDTEVLNAWLDSLIAPFIIHDNVGLVGSQIIYPDGRLQEAGGVILSDGSGLNYGRLSDPNKPEYNFLREVDYCSGCSIAIKKSLFDSIGGFDTLFIPAYYEDTDIAFTVRKMGYKVLYQPASKVIHHEGITSGTDLKKGVKKFQNTNKIKFYNKWETQLKSHNILPDNYSLAKCKYYKDTILFIDACTPTPDKDSGSVDAFFHQYIFTKLNFKVTFIPDNLIFLDGYTQVLQQLGIECLYKPHITSIENFLKTRGAEFKYVVLSRVGIAVKHINAIKKYCPNSILIFNLVDIHYIREARQARTLNSIELLHKAKKTKATELSIMKRSDVNIIISESEVKHLSKIDPELKLFNLPLILDMHQRTNNFENRKNIMFIGGFQHSPNVDAVLYFSREIWPLVKTRLVDAHFIIIGSEMPNEIINLHNQNGILSIGYIEDLSPFFNSCKFSIAPLRYGAGQKGKLARSGSYGLPSVATSIAVEGMGLKHEKHILIADKPDDFANSIERLYHDSILWEKLSKNIYDYTNSEYSITKGISRISNLIHALN from the coding sequence ATGATCAACAAATCTCTTTTTTTAAAACCAGCAAGAATTATTGAACCAATCGGTTGGTTAGGGCATATTCCATTCTCATTCTGGATTGTAGAAGCGGCGAAGCCCCAAGTAATTGTTGAACTTGGTACTCATTCAGGAAATTCATATTTCTCTTTTTGCCAAAGCGTCAAGTATAACAGCTTGCCTACACTCTGTTATGCAATATATTCATGTTTGAATAATGAACAAACCGAATTATATAATGCCGATATTATTGATTCATTATTAACCTATAATAATGAACACTACCAGGCTTTTTCAAATGTTACTGGTAACACTTATTATAATGCCCTTTCTTTTTTTGAAGACGCTTCTATTGACATTTTACATATAAATAGCGAAGGGACTTATACATCAGTAGTAAATTTATTTAATGCTTGGATTCCAAAATTATCCTCTTCTGGAATAGTACTTTTTGATAATATTAATGCTTCAGAAAATAATACCGAAGTTTATAAATTATGGGGATATGTCAAAAACATATACCCAAACCTTACTATTGAGCATTCCAATGGGCTGGGAGTTATTTTTACTGGTAATATGTATAATGATAATATTAATGAATTCATTAAAACTATTGAAACAGAGGCTAATAGAAATATAATAGGAACTCTATTTGAAAAGATTGGCAACACAATAGAAATGGATTTTCAAATAAGACGCCTATTAAATTCCTTAAAAGAAGCTGATACAATGATCGATATGCTGAATCAAACAATCAGTAATCGAGAGACTGTAATCAACAAACTTATTCAAACAATTGAAAAAAACGATGAAACAATAAAAAGTTTTAGTAAAAAACATGATTTTGTGAAAGTGAAACCTTTGCGAAAACTAAAAAAATCAATAAGAAAAAGAGCTCATACACTAAGTAAGCTTTTTTTCAAAGTCGAAGATAAAAATCATCTCAGTGTAAATACGCATAACAGTAATGCAGAATGGTTTCTTAAAGAATATAAAAATATAGCATGTTCAGATAATAAACATTGTTTTCATTATAAATTCGGCATTATTGATCATCTTGCCGAAAACAATTCTTTCTTTAAAGAATCGAAACCGACTGCTTCTATAATTATTCCTGTTTATGGAAATATTTCATACACAATAAAATGTATTGAGTCACTATTAAATTTACCTGACTCAACATCCTTTGAAATCATAATAATCGATGATCACTCCCCAGATAACTCATATGAAACACTTAATAAAATCAGTCAAATAAAATTAATAAGAAACGACTGCAATAAAGGATTTATACATTCATGTAATTCAGGCGCATCTCTTGCAACTGGTGAATATCTGATATTTCTCAATAATGATACAGAAGTACTAAATGCCTGGCTCGATAGTCTTATAGCTCCATTTATAATACATGATAATGTCGGCTTAGTAGGTTCTCAAATCATATATCCTGATGGGCGTTTACAGGAAGCTGGCGGAGTAATCTTGTCAGATGGCAGTGGATTAAATTACGGAAGATTAAGTGATCCAAATAAACCAGAATACAATTTCCTGAGGGAAGTAGATTATTGCTCGGGATGCTCAATTGCAATAAAAAAATCTTTATTCGATAGCATTGGAGGATTTGACACTCTATTTATCCCTGCTTATTATGAGGATACAGACATAGCATTTACAGTTCGGAAAATGGGATATAAAGTACTATATCAACCAGCATCAAAGGTAATTCATCATGAAGGGATTACTTCTGGTACTGATTTGAAAAAAGGAGTTAAAAAATTTCAAAATACAAATAAAATTAAATTTTACAACAAATGGGAAACACAATTAAAATCTCACAATATCTTACCAGATAATTATAGCTTAGCTAAGTGCAAGTATTATAAAGATACTATATTATTTATAGATGCATGCACTCCAACGCCTGATAAAGATTCTGGCTCAGTTGATGCTTTTTTTCATCAATATATTTTCACAAAATTAAATTTTAAGGTAACATTCATACCAGATAACCTGATTTTTCTTGATGGTTACACACAGGTTTTACAACAACTTGGTATTGAATGCCTGTACAAACCACACATAACATCTATAGAAAATTTTTTAAAAACCAGAGGTGCTGAATTTAAATACGTTGTACTTTCAAGAGTAGGTATTGCAGTAAAACACATTAACGCAATAAAGAAATACTGCCCTAACAGCATTTTAATATTTAACCTTGTTGATATTCACTATATTCGAGAAGCACGACAAGCAAGAACGCTGAATTCCATCGAACTTCTTCATAAAGCAAAAAAAACCAAAGCTACTGAACTCAGTATCATGAAAAGATCAGATGTGAATATCATTATTAGTGAGTCGGAAGTCAAGCATCTTAGCAAGATCGATCCAGAATTAAAACTTTTTAATCTTCCGTTAATTCTTGACATGCATCAGCGCACCAATAATTTTGAAAACAGAAAAAACATCATGTTTATTGGCGGATTTCAACATTCCCCCAATGTAGATGCAGTACTGTACTTTTCCAGGGAGATCTGGCCATTGGTCAAAACCAGGTTAGTTGATGCTCACTTTATTATCATCGGTAGTGAAATGCCAAATGAAATAATAAATCTGCATAATCAAAATGGAATTCTAAGCATTGGATATATTGAAGATTTATCGCCTTTCTTCAACTCATGTAAATTTTCTATAGCTCCCTTGAGATATGGAGCAGGGCAAAAAGGTAAGCTTGCTCGAAGTGGCAGCTATGGACTTCCCTCAGTTGCAACAAGTATAGCAGTTGAAGGAATGGGCCTTAAACATGAAAAGCATATACTGATTGCAGATAAACCTGATGATTTTGCAAATTCCATTGAAAGACTTTATCATGACAGTATACTTTGGGAAAAGCTTTCAAAAAATATATATGATTACACTAATAGTGAGTACTCAATTACAAAAGGAATAAGCAGAATAAGCAATTTAATTCACGCTTTAAATTAG
- a CDS encoding IS1380-like element ISCph6 family transposase gives MQLPYTNIHTDQPNQQALFPDCFEVSVAPVKGKKVVLDFQGGNATSDAGVLLLKEVESMTRIVPKLADCIADSRRTSSVMHSIPDLIAQRVYQIACGYEDGNDSNSMRKDPALKMALNRLPESGDDLASQPTFSRLENMVTRPELYRMAVGFLDHFLDSYTEAPRVIVLDFDDTEDVVHGKQQLALFNGYHQETCYQPLHVFEGLTGKLIASILRPGRRPTGKEIVSYVKRIVRHIRSRWPETIIVYRGDSHYGVPEVYSFLAREQNCYSVTGLGGNDVLLRSVKDIIEEVKKHGAGYRRYHTFQYQARSWKETRRVVAKVEMTEKGLNVRFISTDMQEAKAKTLYEQIYSARGNDELYIKAHKTFMKSDRTSCHRFLANQFRVFLHSAAYVLVHAFQTNLLRGTALATATFETIRLKLLKIGAKVIEMKTRIKVHLPTSYPYKPILNKCFAVLEHLRSVPWPSTAIP, from the coding sequence ATGCAACTCCCTTACACCAATATACACACTGACCAACCCAACCAACAAGCGCTATTTCCTGATTGTTTCGAAGTATCCGTTGCCCCTGTCAAGGGCAAAAAAGTGGTTCTTGATTTCCAGGGAGGCAACGCCACCAGCGATGCCGGTGTCCTGCTGTTGAAGGAAGTCGAGTCCATGACCAGGATCGTTCCGAAGCTTGCCGATTGCATTGCTGATTCCCGTCGGACCTCATCTGTCATGCATTCGATCCCTGACCTGATCGCCCAGCGGGTCTACCAGATCGCCTGCGGCTATGAGGACGGCAACGACAGCAATTCCATGCGGAAGGATCCCGCTCTCAAGATGGCCCTCAACCGTCTTCCTGAAAGCGGCGATGACCTTGCCAGCCAGCCTACCTTCAGCAGGCTGGAGAACATGGTTACCCGTCCGGAGCTCTATCGTATGGCTGTCGGGTTCCTCGATCATTTCCTTGACTCCTACACCGAGGCACCGCGGGTCATCGTCCTGGACTTTGACGATACCGAGGATGTTGTTCATGGCAAACAGCAGCTGGCGCTTTTCAACGGCTATCACCAGGAGACCTGTTACCAGCCTCTCCATGTTTTCGAGGGGTTGACTGGCAAGCTGATCGCCTCGATCCTTCGCCCCGGCAGGCGTCCTACCGGCAAGGAGATTGTATCATACGTGAAGCGCATTGTCCGCCATATCCGGAGCAGGTGGCCGGAAACAATCATCGTCTACCGCGGCGACAGCCATTACGGTGTGCCGGAAGTCTACTCCTTCCTTGCCAGAGAGCAGAACTGCTACAGCGTGACCGGCCTCGGCGGTAATGACGTGCTGCTTCGCTCCGTCAAGGACATTATTGAGGAGGTCAAGAAGCATGGAGCCGGATACCGCCGTTACCATACCTTTCAGTATCAGGCACGGAGCTGGAAGGAGACCCGCAGAGTGGTCGCCAAGGTCGAGATGACCGAAAAGGGGCTGAACGTGCGCTTCATCAGCACCGACATGCAGGAGGCAAAGGCCAAGACTCTGTACGAGCAGATTTACAGTGCACGTGGCAACGATGAACTCTACATCAAGGCGCATAAAACGTTCATGAAAAGCGACCGGACCTCATGCCATCGCTTTCTTGCCAACCAGTTCAGGGTCTTCCTGCATTCGGCGGCCTATGTCCTGGTCCACGCCTTCCAGACCAACCTGCTCCGGGGCACCGCCCTTGCCACGGCGACCTTCGAGACAATCCGATTGAAGCTCCTGAAAATCGGAGCGAAGGTCATTGAGATGAAGACACGCATCAAGGTGCATCTGCCGACCTCATATCCGTACAAACCGATACTGAACAAGTGCTTCGCCGTCCTTGAGCACCTGCGATCAGTCCCATGGCCATCAACAGCAATTCCGTAA
- a CDS encoding ABC transporter ATP-binding protein: MNLLLRMLRYLAPSKGKIALVVVVSIITSFLSVISIYSILPLLNAVFETGPVTRTEATHTESDGKSRQEESMQKATPLKPAIGNGFVNFDELKKNALVTFQHAFHAETKERSLLNICLFLIAAFAVKNIFVYLNGQLIFRIQTKTAKKLRDDVFRSIIEMHLDYFNKNRVGNLMNYVYNDVENVNASISSTLVNFLQNPFSIFVYMVVLFALSWQLTLFAAFTSLLIFFLIQLVGKNVKGLALTFQTRMGDMNSVLQEKFNGIKVIKATAFEDVELERFKEFTRDFRTLGIKIQQMRNVISPLNETLLVAAIAGVLWFGGLQVFKGVMTANELIVFAFTLYSTMGPIKMLGNANTSIQIGLISVERLFEVLDAEAVVVNGTRSITGFSHTIRFEDVCFRYLKEPDAPNVLDHVTFEIKKGEMVALVGQSGSGKSTAVDLLLRFYDVDSGRITIDGVDIRDYDFKQLRRMIGVVSQEVILFNDSIDANIAYGVRDEIGHGRVEQAARLANAHQFISEKPDGYNTLIGDRGIQLSGGQRQRLAIARAMVKNPELLIFDEATSALDNESEKVVQQAIDHALANRTALVVAHRLSTVKNADRIIVMERGQVAESGNHEELLQADGLYRKLYEIQFAGKTERAS; this comes from the coding sequence ATGAATTTGCTTCTCCGGATGCTCCGTTATCTTGCTCCATCAAAAGGGAAAATTGCCCTTGTGGTGGTTGTGAGTATTATCACATCGTTTTTAAGTGTGATTTCGATCTACTCAATACTCCCTTTGCTTAATGCCGTTTTTGAAACAGGCCCCGTCACTCGAACGGAAGCTACGCACACGGAATCTGACGGTAAAAGCAGGCAGGAGGAGTCAATGCAGAAGGCGACTCCCCTTAAACCAGCTATTGGCAATGGTTTTGTAAACTTCGATGAGCTCAAGAAAAACGCCCTGGTGACGTTTCAGCATGCGTTTCATGCTGAAACGAAGGAGCGCTCTCTTCTTAATATCTGCCTCTTTCTGATTGCCGCTTTTGCTGTAAAGAACATCTTTGTCTATCTCAATGGGCAATTGATTTTTCGTATTCAGACAAAAACAGCAAAAAAGCTCAGGGACGATGTGTTTCGCAGCATCATCGAGATGCACCTCGATTACTTTAACAAGAATCGGGTCGGCAATCTTATGAACTATGTGTATAACGATGTCGAGAATGTCAATGCGAGTATCAGTTCTACCTTGGTCAATTTTTTGCAGAACCCGTTTTCCATATTTGTCTATATGGTGGTGCTGTTTGCCCTGAGCTGGCAACTCACGCTCTTTGCAGCTTTTACCTCGCTACTCATATTTTTTCTTATCCAGCTGGTCGGTAAAAATGTCAAGGGTCTTGCGCTTACTTTTCAGACCAGAATGGGTGACATGAATTCCGTGCTGCAGGAGAAATTCAATGGTATAAAAGTGATCAAGGCAACGGCGTTTGAGGATGTTGAGCTTGAACGTTTTAAGGAATTTACCAGGGATTTTCGAACTCTTGGTATTAAAATCCAGCAGATGCGCAATGTTATCAGTCCACTGAATGAGACATTGCTGGTTGCTGCTATTGCGGGGGTTCTCTGGTTTGGGGGGTTGCAGGTGTTCAAAGGCGTGATGACGGCTAATGAATTGATTGTATTTGCTTTTACTCTTTACTCGACGATGGGTCCGATAAAGATGCTTGGCAACGCCAATACCTCAATCCAGATTGGCTTGATATCGGTAGAGCGTCTTTTTGAAGTGCTTGATGCTGAAGCTGTGGTGGTGAATGGTACCCGCAGTATAACCGGATTTTCCCACACGATCAGATTTGAGGATGTGTGTTTCCGGTATCTCAAGGAACCCGATGCACCCAATGTACTCGATCATGTTACCTTTGAGATCAAAAAGGGCGAAATGGTTGCCCTTGTTGGTCAGTCCGGTTCGGGCAAGTCAACTGCCGTTGATCTTCTTCTGCGGTTTTACGACGTCGATTCGGGACGTATTACCATTGATGGCGTCGATATTCGTGACTATGATTTCAAGCAGCTTCGCCGGATGATCGGGGTTGTAAGTCAGGAGGTGATTTTGTTTAATGACTCGATTGATGCAAATATCGCCTATGGCGTTCGTGATGAGATAGGACATGGCCGGGTGGAACAGGCAGCGCGTTTGGCAAATGCCCATCAGTTTATCAGCGAAAAGCCGGATGGGTATAATACTCTTATCGGAGACCGGGGGATCCAGCTTTCAGGAGGTCAGCGACAGCGGTTGGCCATTGCCCGTGCGATGGTAAAAAATCCCGAACTTCTGATTTTTGATGAAGCGACAAGCGCGCTCGATAACGAGTCGGAAAAGGTTGTGCAGCAGGCAATAGATCATGCTCTTGCAAATCGTACTGCTCTTGTTGTTGCGCACAGGCTTTCGACAGTCAAGAATGCCGACAGGATCATTGTGATGGAACGTGGCCAGGTAGCCGAGTCAGGCAATCATGAGGAGTTGCTGCAGGCTGATGGACTTTACAGGAAGCTCTATGAGATTCAGTTTGCGGGAAAAACCGAACGAGCTTCATGA
- a CDS encoding glycosyltransferase family 4 protein, translating into MKIVYIARSAIPSRDANSIHVMKMCQAFADNGHEVIFLLPDRSSGCEPGINDIYAYYGVKRNFQIRKFEYQHLKVKFVSQIRQMQKSLHELDPDLVYGRCFLGCTIACLSGYKTIYESHLPLWRSGNIKKLWFSLVTRNRNFKRLVVISEALKTLYSNENIISQDKLFVAHDGADKVIDFQSKAELSGEKERLHVGYSGHLYQGKGVEVIAGVAPLMTEVNFHIIGGKENDIAYWKSVIKSDNVFFYGFKNQTELPKYLNSFDICLLPNQKVVLPCGKRDEKRNISDFTSPLKMFEYMAHKKAIISSDLPVLREVLNESNALLVQCDDFQQWADAITALQDKNKREAIAQQAYEDFMTSYTWKIRAEQVLSNVIK; encoded by the coding sequence ATGAAAATTGTCTATATCGCCCGTTCCGCCATTCCCTCACGCGATGCCAACAGTATCCATGTGATGAAGATGTGTCAGGCTTTTGCCGACAACGGACATGAGGTTATTTTTCTACTTCCCGACAGAAGCAGCGGATGCGAGCCAGGCATCAACGATATTTATGCCTACTACGGTGTAAAGCGGAATTTTCAGATCAGGAAATTCGAGTATCAGCACCTGAAAGTGAAATTTGTTTCTCAGATTCGGCAAATGCAGAAATCACTCCACGAACTTGATCCCGATCTGGTTTACGGACGGTGTTTTCTCGGCTGTACCATAGCCTGCCTCAGTGGATACAAAACAATCTATGAATCCCATCTGCCTCTTTGGCGATCAGGAAACATTAAAAAACTCTGGTTTTCACTCGTAACCAGAAACAGGAACTTCAAAAGACTGGTCGTTATCTCGGAAGCATTGAAAACCCTCTATAGCAATGAGAACATTATCAGCCAGGATAAACTGTTCGTTGCACATGATGGAGCAGACAAAGTCATTGATTTCCAGTCGAAAGCAGAGCTGTCAGGCGAAAAAGAACGGTTGCATGTCGGGTATTCCGGCCATTTGTATCAAGGCAAAGGAGTAGAGGTCATCGCAGGAGTTGCGCCACTCATGACAGAGGTTAACTTTCATATTATAGGAGGAAAAGAAAACGACATCGCATACTGGAAATCAGTCATTAAAAGCGACAATGTTTTTTTCTATGGCTTTAAAAACCAGACGGAACTGCCGAAATACTTAAACAGCTTCGACATCTGCCTGTTACCAAACCAGAAAGTGGTACTGCCATGCGGCAAACGGGATGAAAAACGCAACATCTCGGATTTCACTTCGCCCTTGAAGATGTTTGAATATATGGCCCATAAAAAAGCGATTATATCATCGGATTTACCTGTCCTGAGAGAGGTTCTCAACGAATCAAATGCCCTGCTGGTTCAATGCGACGACTTTCAGCAGTGGGCCGATGCCATTACGGCGCTCCAGGATAAAAACAAACGGGAAGCAATAGCACAACAAGCATACGAAGATTTTATGACCAGTTACACCTGGAAAATCCGCGCCGAACAGGTTTTATCGAACGTAATCAAATAA
- a CDS encoding GtrA family protein, whose protein sequence is MITGIFNTLVGYGTFFVFYRFVNLSPELSNAIGYGIGLISAFILNRLFVFKRTIFSFGAFLRFVLSFIISFILNLAILYYFHRSLHVIPEIAQIAAMIAYTIIFYLLNKYFVWKHK, encoded by the coding sequence TTGATTACAGGAATTTTTAACACACTTGTTGGTTATGGAACTTTTTTCGTTTTCTATCGTTTTGTAAATCTCAGCCCTGAACTATCTAATGCAATTGGCTACGGAATTGGCCTGATTTCGGCTTTTATTTTAAATCGTTTATTTGTATTTAAAAGAACAATATTCAGTTTTGGAGCTTTTCTTAGATTTGTATTAAGTTTTATTATTTCTTTTATTCTTAATCTTGCTATTCTTTATTATTTTCACCGATCATTACATGTCATACCTGAGATTGCACAAATTGCAGCAATGATTGCATATACGATTATTTTTTATTTACTTAATAAGTATTTTGTCTGGAAACACAAATAA
- a CDS encoding glycosyltransferase family 2 protein, translating to MIRADQKAQNDFGAGECLDTELITRNNDLQALLSEQERRIYDLLQQYHKNESELRSVYNTPIGKIVRYYKTIKQKKKTQKNAEKNDYNIWLNKYDLLTEKRRKNIIAEIATKRESPLISVFMRLNKRSLSSLEQSVQSVKAQLYPHWELCIIAEASQHTEAETAIRKFVENDARITRHVKKETNTISEASNAALELAGGEFFALLESGDTIHPLALYHVAQEVMRYPEAGLLYSDEDSLDNNNKRVNPFFKPDFNYDLFLCQNMVGNLAVFKTSLARQTGGFKRELDGAQDYDLALRFYEKLKPEQIRHIPRVLYHKRISRSGTIAATETQISGNQEAALLAVNHHLKRTGIEATVEKAPEYPECNRIRYTIPNTPPSVDIIIPTKDMANLLKICVLSILAKTTYNNYSITIIDNGSKEQNTLDLLKQWKNDSRIRIIRDDETPFNYSKLNNRAVHSSSADFICLMNNDIEIITPEWLNEMMGHAIQPGVGAVGARLWYPNATLQHAGVITGMYTGTGHAHKKYPKGNPGYFGRACLQQEYSAVTGACLLINRINYLHVAGLNEQELTVAFNDIELCLKLKKKGLRNIWTPYAEMFHHESLTRGRNDTPEKKELAGKELAYMQNTWGIDKNHDPAYNPNLSITSDDFSLSWPPRILDR from the coding sequence ATGATAAGAGCTGACCAGAAAGCACAGAACGATTTTGGCGCAGGGGAATGCCTGGATACAGAGCTTATAACCAGAAATAACGACCTGCAGGCACTTCTTTCTGAGCAGGAACGGAGAATATATGATCTCCTTCAGCAATACCACAAAAACGAGTCAGAATTACGCTCCGTCTACAATACCCCCATAGGAAAAATTGTCAGATACTATAAAACCATCAAGCAAAAAAAGAAAACGCAGAAAAACGCAGAAAAAAACGACTACAATATCTGGCTGAACAAGTATGACCTTTTAACTGAAAAGAGACGAAAAAACATCATTGCAGAAATCGCTACCAAACGTGAGTCTCCCCTGATTTCGGTATTCATGCGTCTTAATAAACGATCACTCTCCTCGCTTGAACAATCCGTTCAGTCAGTCAAAGCCCAACTTTACCCACATTGGGAACTCTGCATCATTGCAGAGGCATCGCAACATACAGAAGCAGAAACTGCGATCAGAAAATTTGTGGAGAACGATGCACGAATAACCCGCCACGTCAAAAAAGAGACCAACACCATATCGGAGGCAAGCAATGCAGCTCTGGAACTTGCTGGCGGAGAATTTTTCGCTCTTCTTGAGAGTGGCGACACCATTCATCCTCTCGCCCTTTATCATGTTGCACAAGAGGTCATGCGCTATCCTGAAGCGGGGTTGCTCTATTCCGATGAGGACTCATTGGACAACAACAATAAAAGAGTAAACCCTTTTTTCAAGCCCGATTTCAATTATGATCTGTTTCTTTGCCAAAACATGGTAGGTAATCTTGCGGTTTTCAAAACATCATTGGCCAGGCAAACGGGGGGGTTTAAAAGAGAGCTTGATGGAGCTCAGGATTACGACCTCGCTCTAAGGTTTTATGAAAAACTGAAACCCGAGCAGATCCGTCACATTCCCAGAGTGCTTTATCACAAGCGAATTTCCCGATCCGGAACCATAGCAGCAACAGAGACTCAAATATCCGGCAATCAGGAAGCAGCGCTGCTTGCTGTCAACCATCATCTCAAACGAACCGGAATAGAGGCAACCGTTGAAAAAGCGCCGGAATATCCGGAATGCAACCGAATACGATACACCATCCCCAACACTCCACCATCGGTTGACATCATCATACCGACTAAAGACATGGCGAACCTTCTGAAAATCTGTGTTCTGTCAATTCTCGCCAAAACAACCTATAACAACTATTCGATAACCATCATTGACAATGGGTCAAAAGAGCAGAATACTCTTGACCTCCTGAAACAGTGGAAAAATGACTCCCGTATCAGAATAATACGCGACGACGAAACACCATTTAACTATTCAAAACTTAACAACAGAGCAGTACACTCTTCTTCTGCGGATTTTATCTGCCTGATGAACAATGATATTGAAATCATAACGCCTGAATGGCTTAACGAAATGATGGGGCATGCAATACAACCTGGAGTTGGCGCGGTTGGCGCAAGACTCTGGTATCCAAATGCAACGCTACAACACGCTGGTGTCATTACGGGGATGTATACAGGAACTGGCCATGCACATAAAAAATACCCTAAAGGAAATCCGGGATATTTCGGACGAGCCTGCCTGCAACAGGAATATTCAGCCGTTACAGGCGCCTGTCTCTTGATCAACAGAATAAATTACCTGCATGTTGCTGGTTTAAATGAACAAGAGCTCACCGTTGCATTTAACGATATTGAGCTCTGCCTGAAACTGAAAAAAAAGGGACTGCGAAATATCTGGACACCCTATGCGGAAATGTTTCATCACGAATCTTTGACAAGGGGCCGCAACGACACCCCTGAAAAAAAAGAACTTGCAGGAAAAGAACTTGCATACATGCAAAACACATGGGGAATTGATAAAAATCATGATCCTGCCTACAACCCGAATCTGTCCATTACAAGCGATGATTTTTCACTGTCCTGGCCTCCTCGAATACTTGATCGATAA
- a CDS encoding glycosyltransferase family 2 protein, protein MQLLSLVIPCYNEEAVIDETIKRLKTFCSERNDLDVELILVDDGSRDRTRMLLKSYASDDTRIKVIVFARNFGHQIAVTAGIDAARGDAVVLIDADLQDPPEVIHKMIAKWREGYDVIYGTRAVRIGESAFKQFSARFFYRFLNKLSDIPIPLDTGDFRLMSRDVVDTLKAMPENDRFVRGMVSWVGFKQTALPYTRQERFAGESKYPLKKMLRFANDGILSFSTKPLQISISLGLLSAALAFAGIIYALLVRIFTYNWVEGWAGIMIAVLFLGGIQLISVGILGEYIGRIYNEVKKRPLYVVEEYVGFNSEDLKMSRSPVIRHFSYHDNHIK, encoded by the coding sequence ATGCAATTATTGTCATTAGTTATTCCTTGCTACAACGAGGAAGCAGTGATTGATGAAACTATTAAACGACTTAAAACTTTCTGTTCAGAACGTAATGACCTTGATGTTGAGCTCATTCTTGTTGATGATGGCAGTCGGGACAGGACAAGAATGCTTCTGAAATCATATGCTTCAGATGACACCAGAATAAAAGTCATTGTCTTTGCAAGAAATTTCGGTCATCAAATTGCTGTTACAGCAGGAATCGATGCTGCTCGTGGTGATGCAGTTGTTCTCATTGATGCAGATCTACAGGATCCTCCTGAAGTGATTCATAAAATGATTGCAAAATGGCGAGAAGGTTATGATGTTATTTATGGAACTCGTGCCGTCAGAATAGGCGAATCAGCATTTAAACAGTTTTCAGCTCGTTTTTTTTACAGATTTTTAAATAAACTTTCTGATATTCCTATCCCTTTAGACACTGGTGATTTCAGACTGATGAGCAGAGATGTTGTTGACACACTGAAAGCTATGCCTGAAAATGATCGTTTTGTCAGGGGTATGGTCAGTTGGGTGGGCTTTAAACAGACCGCCCTTCCATATACCAGACAAGAGAGATTTGCCGGTGAAAGCAAATATCCATTAAAGAAAATGCTTCGTTTTGCAAACGACGGCATTTTATCATTTTCAACAAAACCACTTCAGATCTCAATTAGCTTGGGATTATTATCTGCCGCACTTGCTTTTGCAGGGATTATCTATGCATTACTTGTAAGAATCTTTACCTATAACTGGGTAGAAGGTTGGGCTGGTATCATGATTGCTGTTCTTTTTCTGGGCGGAATACAGCTTATCAGTGTTGGAATTCTAGGGGAATATATTGGGAGAATATATAATGAAGTTAAAAAACGACCATTGTATGTTGTAGAAGAGTACGTAGGTTTTAACTCCGAAGATCTTAAAATGAGTCGCAGTCCTGTTATCAGACACTTCTCGTATCATGATAACCATATCAAGTGA